A region from the Drosophila mauritiana strain mau12 chromosome 2L, ASM438214v1, whole genome shotgun sequence genome encodes:
- the LOC117135128 gene encoding myosin heavy chain, muscle isoform X2, with protein MPKPVANQEDEDPTPYLFVSLEQRRIDQSKPYDSKKSCWIPDEKEGYLLGEIKATKGDIVSVGLQGGETRDLKKDLLQQVNPPKYEKAEDMSNLTYLNDASVLHNLRQRYYNKLIYTYSGLFCVAINPYKRYPVYTNRCAKMYRGKRRNEVPPHIFAISDGAYVDMLTNHVNQSMLITGESGAGKTENTKKVIAYFATVGASKKTDEAAKSKGSLEDQVVQTNPVLEAFGNAKTVRNDNSSRFGKFIRIHFGPTGKLAGADIETYLLEKARVISQQSLERSYHIFYQIMSGSVAGVKDICLLTDNIYDYHIVSQGKVTVASIDDAEEFSLTDQAFDILGFTKQEKEDVYRITAAVMHMGGMKFKQRGREEQAEQDGEEEGGRVSKLFGCDTAELYKNLLKPRIKVGNEFVTQGRNVQQVTNSIGALCKGVFDRLFKWLVKKCNETLDTQQKRQHFIGVLDIAGFEIFEYNGFEQLCINFTNEKLQQFFNHHMFVLEQEEYKREGIDWAFIDFGMDLLACIDLIEKPMGILSILEEESMFPKATDQTFSEKLTNTHLGKSAPFQKPKPPKPGQQAAHFAIAHYAGCVSYNITGWLEKNKDPLNDTVVDQFKKSQNKLLIEIFADHAGQSGGGEQAKGGRGKKGGGFATVSSAYKEQLNSLMTTLRSTQPHFVRCIIPNEMKQPGVVDAHLVMHQLTCNGVLEGIRICRKGFPNRMMYPDFKMRYQILNPAGIVGVDDPKKCGSIILESTALDPDMYRIGHTKVFFRAGVLGQMEEFRDERLGKIMSWMQAWARGYLSRKGFKKLQEQRVALKVVQRNLRKYLQLRTWPWYKLWQKVKPLLNVSRIEDEIARLEEKAKKAEELHAAEVKVRKELEALNAKLLAEKTALLDSLSGEKGALQDYQERNAKLTAQKNDLENQLRDIQERLTQEEDARNQLFQQKKKADQEISGLKKDIEDLELNVQKAEQDKATKDHQIRNLNDEIAHQDELINKLNKEKKMQGETNQKTGEELQAAEDKINHLNKVKAKLEQTLDELEDSLEREKKVRGDVEKSKRKVEGDLKLTQEAVADLERNKKELEQTIQRKDKELSSITAKLEDEQVVVLKHQRQIKELQARIEELEEEVEAERQARAKAEKQRADLARELEELGERLEEAGGATSAQIELNKKREAELSKLRRDLEEANIQHESTLANLRKKHNDAVAEMAEQVDQLNKLKAKAEKEKNEYYGQLNDLRAGVDHITNEKAAQEKIAKQLQHTLNEVQSKLDETNRTLNDFDASKKKLSIENSDLLRQLEEAESQVSQLSKIKISLTTQLEDTKRLADEESRERATLLGKFRNLEHDLDNLREQVEEEAEGKADLQRQLSKANAEAQVWRSKYESDGVARSEELEEAKRKLQARLAEAEETIESLNQKCIGLEKTKQRLSTEVEDLQLEVDRANAIANAAEKKQKAFDKIIGEWKLKVDDLAAELDASQKECRNYSTELFRLKGAYEEGQEQLEAVRRENKNLADEVKDLLDQIGEGGRNIHEIEKARKRLEAEKDELQAALEEAEAALEQEENKVLRAQLELSQVRQEIDRRIQEKEEEFENTRKNHQRALDSMQASLEAEAKGKAEALRMKKKLEADINELEIALDHANKANAEAQKNIKRYQQQLKDIQTALEEEQRARDDAREQLGISERRANALQNELEESRTLLEQADRGRRQAEQELADAHEQLNEVSAQNASISAAKRKLESELQTLHSDLDELLNEAKNSEEKAKKAMVDAARLADELRAEQDHAQTQEKLRKALEQQIKELQVRLDEAEANALKGGKKAIQKLEQRVRELENELDGEQRRHADAQKNLRKSERRVKELSFQSEEDRKNHERMQDLVDKLQQKIKTYKRQIEEAEEIAALNLAKFRKAQQELEEAEERADLAEQAISKFRAKGRAGSVGRGASPAPRATSVRPQFDGLAFPPRFDLAPENEF; from the exons ATGCCGAAGCCAGTCGCAAATCAGGAGGATGAGGATCCCACCCCATACCTGTTCGTGTCTTTGGAGCAAAGGCGTATCGATCAATCGAAACCCTATGACTCGAAGAAGTCTTGCTGGATCCCCGATGAGAAGGAGGGTTATCTCCTTGGTGAGATCAAGGCCACCAAGGGCGATATCGTCTCCGTTGGTCTGCAGGGTGGAGAG ACACGAGACTTAAAGAAAGATCTGCTCCAGCAAGTGAACCCCCCGAAATACGAAAAAGCCGAGGATATGTCCAACTTGACATACCTTAACGATGCCTCTGTGCTCCATAACTTGAGACAGAGATACTACAACAAGCTGATCTAC ACCTACTCCGGTCTTTTCTGCGTTGCCATCAATCCTTACAAGCGCTACCCCGTGTATACCAACCGTTGCGCTAAGATGTACCGTGGCAAGCGCCGTAATGAGGTGCCACCCCATATTTTCGCCATCTCTGACGGTGCCTACGTCGACATGTTGACCAACCACGTGAATCAATCTATGTTGATCACCGGTGAGTCTGGTGCCGGAAAGACTGAGAACACCAAGAAGGTCATTGCGTACTTCGCCACTGTTGGTGCCTCCAAGAAGACCGATGAGGCCGCCAAGAGCAAGGGCTCCCTGGAAGATCAGGTTGTGCAGACCAACCCTGTGCTTGAGGCCTTCGGTAACGCCAAGACCGTGCGTAACGATAACTCCTCTCGTTTC GGTAAATTCATCCGTATCCACTTCGGACCCACTGGTAAACTGGCTGGTGCTGATATTGAGACCT ATCTGCTGGAGAAGGCCCGTGTCATCTCCCAGCAGTCCCTGGAGCGTTCTTACCACATCTTCTACCAGATCATGTCTGGCTCCGTTGCCGGTGTTAAAG ACATTTGTCTGTTGACCGATAACATCTACGATTACCACATTGTCTCCCAGGGCAAGGTCACTGTAGCCAGTATCGATGATGCTGAGGAGTTCTCCCTCACCGAT CAAGCCTTCGACATCTTGGGCTTCACCAAGCAGGAGAAGGAGGATGTGTACAGGATCACCGCCGCTGTCATGCACATGGGTGGCATGAAGTTCAAGCAACGTGGTCGCGAGGAGCAGGCTGAGCAGGACGGCGAGGAGGAGGGTGGCCGTGTGTCGAAGCTGTTCGGTTGCGATACCGCCGAGCTGTACAAGAACTTGCTGAAGCCCCGCATCAAGGTCGGCAACGAGTTCGTCACCCAGGGCCGTAACGTCCAGCAGGTCACCAACTCGATCGGTGCCCTCTGCAAGGGTGTGTTCGATCGTCTGTTCAAGTGGCTGGTGAAGAAGTGTAACGAGACTCTGGACACCCAGCAGAAGCGTCAGCACTTCATTGGTGTACTGGATATTGCTGGTTTTGAGATCTTCGAG TACAACGGTTTCGAGCAACTGTGTATTAACTTCACCAACGAGAAGTTGCAACAATTCTTCAACCATCACATGTTCGTTTTGGAGCAAGAAGAATACAAGAGGGAAGGCATTGACTGGGCCTTCATCGATTTCGGTATGGACTTGTTGGCCTGTATCGATCTGATTGAAAAG CCCATGGGTATCTTGTCCATCCTGGAGGAAGAGTCTATGTTCCCCAAGGCCACCGATCAGACCTTCTCGGAGAAGCTGACCAACACCCATTTGGGCAAGTCGGCTCCATTCCAGAAGCCCAAGCCTCCAAAGCCCGGTCAGCAGGCTGCCCACTTCGCCATTGCCCATTATGCTGGTTGCGTGTCCTACAACATCACCGGTTGGTTGGAGAAGAACAAGGATCCTCTGAACGACACCGTTGTCGACCAGTTCAAGAAGTCGCAGAACAAGCTGCTGATCGAAATCTTCGCCGATCACGCCGGCCAGTCGGGTGGCGGTGAACAGGCCAAGGGAGGTCGTGGCAAGAAGGGCGGTGGCTTCGCTACCGTCTCGTCGGCCTACAAGGAGCAGTTGAACAGCTTGATGACCACTCTGCGTTCGACCCAGCCTCACTTCGTCCGTTGCATCATTCCCAACGAAATGAAGCAGCCTGGCGTGGTTGATGCCCACTTGGTCATGCACCAGCTGACCTGTAACGGTGTGCTTGAAGGTATCCGTATTTGCCGTAAGGGTTTCCCCAACAGGATGATGTACCCCGACTTCAAGATGCG CTATCAAATCCTGAACCCAGCTGGCATTGTTGGCGTCGATGATCCCAAAAAGTGTGGATCCATCATTTTGGAATCCACCGCATTGGATCCCGATATGTATCGCATTGGACACACCAAG GTGTTCTTCCGCGCCGGTGTCCTGGGTCAGATGGAGGAGTTCCGTGATGAGCGTCTGGGCAAGATCATGTCCTGGATGCAGGCCTGGGCCCGTGGTTACCTGTCCCGTAAGGGCTTCAAGAAGCTCCAGGAACAGCGCGTCGCCCTCAAGGTTGTCCAGCGCAATCTGCGCAAGTACCTGCAGCTCCGTACCTGGCCCTGGTACAAACTGTGGCAGAAGGTCAAGCCCCTCCTCAACGTCAGCCGCATCGAGGATGAGATTGCC CGTCTGGAGGAGAAGGCCAAGAAGGCTGAGGAACTGCATGCCGCTGAAGTGAAAGTGCGCAAGGAGCTGGAGGCCCTCAACGCCAAGCTGTTGGCTGAAAAGACCGCTCTGCTGGACTCCCTGTCCGGCGAGAAGGGTGCCCTGCAGGACTACCAGGAGCGCAACGCCAAGTTGACCGCCCAGAAGAACGACCTCGAGAACCAGCTGCGC GATATCCAAGAGCGCCTGACTCAGGAGGAGGATGCCCGCAACCAGCTGTTCCAGCAGAAGAAGAAGGCCGACCAGGAGATCTCTGGCCTGAAGAAGGACATCGAGGATCTGGAATTGAACGTCCAGAAGGCCGAGCAGGACAAGGCCACCAAGGATCACCAGATCCGCAACTTGAACGACGAGATCGCCCACCAGGATGAGCTCATCAACAAGTTGAACAAGGAGAAGAAGATGCAGGGCGAGACCAACCAGAAGACCGGTGAGGAGCTCCAGGCTGCCGAGGACAAGATCAACCACTTGAACAAGGTTAAGGCCAAGCTCGAGCAGACCCTCGATGAACTGGAGGATTCGCTGGAGCGCGAGAAGAAGGTGCGCGGCGATGTTGAGAAGTCCAAGCGCAAGGTTGAGGGCGACCTCAAGCTCACCCAGGAGGCTGTTGCCGATCTGGAGCGCAACAAGAAGGAGCTCGAGCAGACCATCCAGCGCAAGGACAAGGAGCTGTCCTCCATCACCGCCAAGCTCGAGGACGAGCAGGTCGTTGTTCTGAAGCACCAGCGCCAGATCAAGGAACTGCAGGCCCGCATCGAGGAGCTCGAGGAAGAGGTCGAGGCTGAGCGCCAGGCCCGCGCCAAGGCTGAGAAGCAGCGCGCCGATCTGGCCCGCGAACTCGAGGAATTGGGCGAGCGTCTGGAGGAGGCTGGCGGTGCCACCTCTGCCCAGATTGAGCTCAACAAGAAGCGTGAGGCTGAGTTGAGCAAACTGCGTCGCGATCTTGAGGAGGCCAACATCCAGCACGAGTCCACCCTGGCTAACCTGCGCAAGAAGCACAACGATGCCGTCGCCGAGATGGCCGAGCAGGTTGACCAGCTCAACAAGCTGAAGGCTAA GGCTGAGAAGGAGAAGAACGAGTACTACGGCCAGTTGAACGATCTGCGCGCCGGTGTCGACCACATTACCAACGAGAAG GCTGCCCAGGAGAAGATCGCCAAGCAGCTGCAGCACACCCTCAACGAGGTGCAGTCGAAACTGGATGAGACCAACAGGACTCTGAACGACTTCGATGCCAGCAAGAAGAAGCTGTCCATTGAGAACTCCGATCTGCTCCGCCAGCTGGAGGAGGCCGAGTCCCAGGTGTCTCAGCTGTCCAAGATCAAGATCTCTCTGACCACCCAGTTGGAGGACACCAAGCGTCTGGCCGACGAGGAGTCGCGCGAGCGTGCCACCCTTTTGGGCAAGTTCCGCAACTTGGAGCACGACCTGGACAATCTGCGCGAGCAGGTTGAGGAGGAGGCTGAGGGCAAGGCCGATCTGCAGCGCCAGCTGAGCAAGGCCAACGCTGAGGCCCAGGTGTGGCGCAGCAAGTACGAGTCCGATGGCGTTGCCCGCTctgaggagctggaggaggcCAAGAGGAAGCTGCAGGCCCGTTTGGCCGAGGCCGAGGAGACCATCGAGTCCCTCAACCAGAAGTGCATTGGCCTGGAGAAGACCAAGCAGCGTCTTTCCACCGAGGTGGAGGATCTGCAGCTGGAGGTCGACCGTGCCAACGCCATTGCCAACGCTGCCGAGAAGAAGCAGAAGGCCTTCGACAAGATCATCGGCGAGTGGAAACTCAAGGTCGACGATCtggctgctgagctggatgCCTCCCAGAAGGAGTGCCGCAACTACTCCACCGAGCTGTTCCGTCTTAAGGGCGCCTACGAGGAGGGCCAGGAGCAGTTGGAGGCTGTGCGTCGTGAGAACAAGAACCTGGCTGATGAGGTCAAGGATCTGCTCGACCAGATCGGTGAGGGTGGCCGCAACATCCATGAGATCGAGAAGGCCCGCAAGCGCCTGGAAGCCGAGAAGGACGAGCTCCAGGCTGCCCTCGAGGAGGCTGAGGCCGCTCTTGAGCAGGAGGAGAACAAGGTGCTCCGCGCTCAGCTTGAGCTGTCCCAGGTGCGCCAGGAGATCGACCGCCGCATccaggagaaggaggaggagttcGAGAACACCCGCAAGAACCACCAGCGTGCCCTCGACTCCATGCAGGCTTCCCTCGAAGCCGAGGCCAAGGGCAAGGCTGAGGCCCTGCGCATGAAGAAGAAGCTGGAGGCTGACATCAACGAGCTTGAGATTGCTCTGGATCACGCCAACAAG GCTAACGCCGAGGCCCAGAAGAACATCAAGCGTtaccagcagcagctgaaGGACATCCAGACTGCCCTCGAGGAGGAGCAGCGCGCCCGCGACGATGCCCGCGAACAGCTGGGTATCTCCGAGCGTCGTGCCAACGCCCTCCAGAACGAACTGGAAGAGTCTCGCACTCTGCTGGAGCAGGCCGACCGTGGCCGTCGCCAGGCCGAGCAGGAGCTGGCCGATGCCCACGAGCAGCTGAACGAAGTGTCCGCCCAGAACGCCTCCATCTCCGCTGCCAAGAGGAAGCTGGAGTCCGAGCTGCAGACCCTGCACTCCGACCTGGACGAACTCCTGAACGAAGCCAAGAACTCCGAGGAGAAGGCCAAGAAGGCTATGGTCGATGCCGCCCGCCTGGCCGATGAGCTGCGCGCTGAGCAGGATCATGCCCAGACCCAGGAGAAATTGAGGAAGGCCCTCGAGCAGCAGATCAAGGAGCTGCAGGTCCGTCTGGACGAGGCTGAGGCCAACGCCCTCAAGGGAGGCAAGAAGGCCATTCAGAAGCTTGAGCAGCGCGTCCGCGAGCTCGAGAACGAGCTGGATGGTGAGCAGAGGAGGCACGCCGATGCCCAGAAGAACCTGCGCAAGTCTGAGCGTCGCGTCAAGGAGCTGAGCTTCCAGTCCGAGGAGGACCGCAAGAACCACGAGCGCATGCAGGATCTGGTCGACAAGCTGCAACAGAAGATCAAGACATACAAGAGGCAGATCGAGGAGGCCGAGGAAATCGCCGCCCTCAACTTGGCCAAATTCCGCAAGGCTCAGCAGGAGCTTGAGGAGGCCGAGGAGCGTGCCGATCTGGCCGAGCAGGCCATCAGCAAATTCCGCGCCAAGGGACGTGCCGGTTCTGTCGGTCGTGGTGCCAGCCCAGCG CCCCGTGCGACGTCCGTTAGGCCACAATTCGACGGATTGGCCTTCCCACCAAGATTCGACCTTGCTCCTGAAAACGAATTCTAA